The Numida meleagris isolate 19003 breed g44 Domestic line chromosome 10, NumMel1.0, whole genome shotgun sequence genome includes a window with the following:
- the LPCAT2 gene encoding lysophosphatidylcholine acyltransferase 2 isoform X1 produces the protein MRNRPRWRRGGVAAIGAGMAQRTLPLPRQQSFCPPVVPNPFVYRGRLSAGDKLRLVLLGIILLPLRAICVLVLLLLSWLSASAATFCHTGGTSVPLEGWRRRMIQTTLSCLTRTLFCVMGFRVKVKGKVASLQEAPIIVAAPHSSFFDAVVSALTGMPSIVSRAENLSTPVFGTILSSLQPVAVSRQDPDSRKKTVTEITNRALSRGQWPQILIFPEGTCTNRSCLITFKQGAFIPGVPVQPVLLRYPNKLDTVTWTWQGYSLKELCIMTLCQLFTRVEVEFLPVHVPTEEERNNPSLFASRVRQTMATALKVPVTDHTFEDCRLMISAGQLTLPMEAGLVEFTKISNKLNLKWNHVREQLDTFAAIASASKGGRIGIEEFAGYLKLPISDVLRELFLLFDRNGDGTIDFREYVIGLSILCNPANTEETIHMAFKLFDQDNDGTITENEFACIIQSALGLPDLDVSNLFKEIDKDETGKLSYDEFKNFALEHPEYAKLFTTYLELQRHQLGMPEEGDNIQSPEAKHTPIRKSTVPVSETRSTARNKVCPADYEEDNSSTSDKKDD, from the exons ATGCGCAATCGCCCGCGGTGGCGGCGCGGCGGTGTCGCTGCGATCGGCGCGGGCATGGCGCAGCGGACGCTGCCGCTGCCCAGGCAGCAGTCCTTCTGCCCGCCCGTCGTTCCCAACCCCTTCGTCTACCGGGGCCGCCTGAGCGCAGGGGACAAGCTGCGG cttGTTCTTCTGGGGATTATTTTGCTACCTCTTCGTGCCATATGTGTGCTGGTCCTTTTACTGCTATCCTGGCTATCTGCATCAGCTGCAACTTTCTGTCACACTGGAGGAACATCAGTGCCGCTTGAGGGATGGAGAAG GAGGATGATCCAGACAACCCTTTCATGCCTAACCCGGACCTTGTTCTGTGTAATGGGTTTCCGAGTTAAAGTAAAAGGGAAAGTGGCAAGTCTACAGGAAGCCCCAATCATTGTTGCAGCTCCTCATTCAAGCTTTTTTGATGCCGTTGTTTCTGCCTTAACGGGAATGCCGTCAATAGTATCTCGAGCAGAGAACCTTTCAACTCCGGTATTTGGCA CAATTTTGAGTTCCCTTCAGCCTGTAGCAGTTTCTCGTCAAGACCCTGATTCACGAAAGAAAACAGTCACTGAGATAACCAATCGGGCATTATCAAGAGGCCAGTGGCCACAG ATACTGATTTTCCCAGAAGGCACCTGCACAAACCGATCTTGTCTGATCACATTTAAACAAG GTGCATTCATTCCAGGAgttcctgtgcaacctgtttTGCTCCGATATCCCAACAAGCTG GACACTGTGACCTGGACATGGCAAGGCTATTCACT AAAAGAGCTTTGCATAATGACACTGTGTCAGCTCTTCACAAGAGTGGAGGTTGAG tttctgcCTGTTCATGTTCCtactgaggaagaaagaaataatccCAGTCTTTTTGCCAGTAGAGTACGACAAACCATGGCAAC tgctttgaagGTGCCAGTCACTGATCATACTTTTGAAGATTGCAGACTGATGATTTCAGCAGGACAGCTAACTTTACCCATGGAAGCAGGGCTGGTGGAATTCACCAAAATCAGCAATAAGCTCAA CCTAAAATGGAACCATGTGAGAGAGCAGTTGGATACCTTTGCTGCTATTGCAAGTGCTTCTAAAGGGGGAAGAATTGGAATTGAGGAGTTTGCAGGGTACTTGAAGCTGCCTATTTCAGATGTCCTCAGAGAGCTGTTTCTACTCTTTGACAGA AATGGAGATGGCACCATTGACTTCAGAGAATATGTAATCGGTTTATCTATCCTTTGTAATCCAGCCAACACAGAAGAGACTATTCACATGGCATTTAAG CTCTTTGACCAGGACAATGATGGCACTATAACGGAGAATGAGTTTGCTTGTATCATTCAAtcagctctggggctgcctgACCTTGATGTTTCTAACCTCTTTAAAGAAATAGATAAAGATGAAACTGGAAAACTGTCCTATG atgagtTCAAGAACTTTGCACTTGAACACCCAGAATACGCCAAGTTGTTTACTACGTACTTAGAGTTACAGAGACACCAGCTGGGTATGCCAGAGGAAGGTGATAACATTCAGTCACCTGAAGCCAAACACACTCCAATTAGAAAGAGCACAGTCCCAGTCTCAGAAACAAGATCAACTGCAAGAAATAAAGTCTGTCCTGCAGACTATGAAGAAGATAACTCTAGTACCTCAGACAAAAAGGATGACTGA
- the LPCAT2 gene encoding lysophosphatidylcholine acyltransferase 2 isoform X2, with protein sequence MSTWLVLLGIILLPLRAICVLVLLLLSWLSASAATFCHTGGTSVPLEGWRRRMIQTTLSCLTRTLFCVMGFRVKVKGKVASLQEAPIIVAAPHSSFFDAVVSALTGMPSIVSRAENLSTPVFGTILSSLQPVAVSRQDPDSRKKTVTEITNRALSRGQWPQILIFPEGTCTNRSCLITFKQGAFIPGVPVQPVLLRYPNKLDTVTWTWQGYSLKELCIMTLCQLFTRVEVEFLPVHVPTEEERNNPSLFASRVRQTMATALKVPVTDHTFEDCRLMISAGQLTLPMEAGLVEFTKISNKLNLKWNHVREQLDTFAAIASASKGGRIGIEEFAGYLKLPISDVLRELFLLFDRNGDGTIDFREYVIGLSILCNPANTEETIHMAFKLFDQDNDGTITENEFACIIQSALGLPDLDVSNLFKEIDKDETGKLSYDEFKNFALEHPEYAKLFTTYLELQRHQLGMPEEGDNIQSPEAKHTPIRKSTVPVSETRSTARNKVCPADYEEDNSSTSDKKDD encoded by the exons ATGAGCACATGG cttGTTCTTCTGGGGATTATTTTGCTACCTCTTCGTGCCATATGTGTGCTGGTCCTTTTACTGCTATCCTGGCTATCTGCATCAGCTGCAACTTTCTGTCACACTGGAGGAACATCAGTGCCGCTTGAGGGATGGAGAAG GAGGATGATCCAGACAACCCTTTCATGCCTAACCCGGACCTTGTTCTGTGTAATGGGTTTCCGAGTTAAAGTAAAAGGGAAAGTGGCAAGTCTACAGGAAGCCCCAATCATTGTTGCAGCTCCTCATTCAAGCTTTTTTGATGCCGTTGTTTCTGCCTTAACGGGAATGCCGTCAATAGTATCTCGAGCAGAGAACCTTTCAACTCCGGTATTTGGCA CAATTTTGAGTTCCCTTCAGCCTGTAGCAGTTTCTCGTCAAGACCCTGATTCACGAAAGAAAACAGTCACTGAGATAACCAATCGGGCATTATCAAGAGGCCAGTGGCCACAG ATACTGATTTTCCCAGAAGGCACCTGCACAAACCGATCTTGTCTGATCACATTTAAACAAG GTGCATTCATTCCAGGAgttcctgtgcaacctgtttTGCTCCGATATCCCAACAAGCTG GACACTGTGACCTGGACATGGCAAGGCTATTCACT AAAAGAGCTTTGCATAATGACACTGTGTCAGCTCTTCACAAGAGTGGAGGTTGAG tttctgcCTGTTCATGTTCCtactgaggaagaaagaaataatccCAGTCTTTTTGCCAGTAGAGTACGACAAACCATGGCAAC tgctttgaagGTGCCAGTCACTGATCATACTTTTGAAGATTGCAGACTGATGATTTCAGCAGGACAGCTAACTTTACCCATGGAAGCAGGGCTGGTGGAATTCACCAAAATCAGCAATAAGCTCAA CCTAAAATGGAACCATGTGAGAGAGCAGTTGGATACCTTTGCTGCTATTGCAAGTGCTTCTAAAGGGGGAAGAATTGGAATTGAGGAGTTTGCAGGGTACTTGAAGCTGCCTATTTCAGATGTCCTCAGAGAGCTGTTTCTACTCTTTGACAGA AATGGAGATGGCACCATTGACTTCAGAGAATATGTAATCGGTTTATCTATCCTTTGTAATCCAGCCAACACAGAAGAGACTATTCACATGGCATTTAAG CTCTTTGACCAGGACAATGATGGCACTATAACGGAGAATGAGTTTGCTTGTATCATTCAAtcagctctggggctgcctgACCTTGATGTTTCTAACCTCTTTAAAGAAATAGATAAAGATGAAACTGGAAAACTGTCCTATG atgagtTCAAGAACTTTGCACTTGAACACCCAGAATACGCCAAGTTGTTTACTACGTACTTAGAGTTACAGAGACACCAGCTGGGTATGCCAGAGGAAGGTGATAACATTCAGTCACCTGAAGCCAAACACACTCCAATTAGAAAGAGCACAGTCCCAGTCTCAGAAACAAGATCAACTGCAAGAAATAAAGTCTGTCCTGCAGACTATGAAGAAGATAACTCTAGTACCTCAGACAAAAAGGATGACTGA
- the CAPNS2 gene encoding calpain small subunit 2 produces the protein MFLAKALLSGGSGGGQGESLVRGLGGLLTGGGHGGNLGGLVGGLVNLISEAAAQYNPEPPPPRNHFTNVEAYESEEIRQFRRLFVQLAGDDMEVSATELRNILNKVLSRHQDLKTDGFSLDTCRSMVAVMDTDTNGKLGFEEFKYLWNNIKKWQCVYKQHDTNQSGTVGRAQLPAALRAAGFQLNEQFCQVIVRRYASEDGSMDFNNFISCLVRLDSMFRAFKSLDSNGNGQIKMTIEDWLQLTMYS, from the coding sequence atgtTCCTTGCTAAGGCTTTGCTGAGTGGAGGAAGTGGTGGTGGTCAAGGAGAGAGCCTTGTACGTGGCCTAGGAGGTCTCCTAACAGGAGGTGGCCATGGAGGAAATCTTGGAGGACTTGTTGGAGGTCTTGTGAATCTGATaagtgaagcagcagctcagtatAATCCGGAGCCACCACCACCTCGCAACCATTTTACAAACGTGGAAGCTTATGAGAGTGAGGAAATTAGACAGTTCCGTCGCCTTTTTGTCCAGCTGGCTGGAGATGATATGGAAGTGTCTGCTACAGAGCTAAGGAACATCCTGAACAAAGTGCTTTCCCGACATCAAGACTTGAAGACGGATGGCTTCAGCTTAGACACATGCCGCAGCATGGTAGCTGTCATGGATACCGACACAAATGGCAAACTGGGCTTTGAAGAGTTCAAGTATCTGTGGAACAACATCAAGAAATGGCAATGTGTGTACAAGCAACACGATACCAATCAGTCGGGCACTGTTGGGAGAGCTCAGCTGCCGGCAGCCTTGCGGGCTGCAGGGTTCCAGCTGAACGAACAGTTCTGTCAAGTAATTGTGCGCAGGTATGCCAGCGAGGATGGTAGCATGGATTTTAACAACTTCATTAGCTGCTTGGTGCGACTGGACAGCATGTTTCGGGCCTTCAAGTCCCTGGACAGCAATGGAAATGGGCAGATCAAAATGACCATTGAAGACTGGCTGCAGCTGACCATGTATTcgtga